One region of Arvicola amphibius chromosome 3, mArvAmp1.2, whole genome shotgun sequence genomic DNA includes:
- the LOC119810097 gene encoding olfactory receptor 147-like, with amino-acid sequence MASENVSSVKEFILLGLTQKPELQLPLFFLFLGIYVVSMVGNLGMIVLIVLNPHLHTPMYYFLFNLSFTDLCYSSVITPKMLVSFVKLNTISHAECMTQLFFFAFFVIDECYILTAMAYDRYAAICKPLLYQVTMSYQVCHLMTIGVYMMGFVGAMAHIICMLNLTFCDGNIINHYMCDIPPLLKLSCTSTYINELVIYIVVGVNVTVPSLTIFISYTLILSNILGIRSSEGRSKAFSTCGSHVIAVSFFFGAIVFMYLKPSSVSGDEDKVSTIFYTIVGPMLNPFIYSIRNKDVHIALRKTLKKSIFA; translated from the coding sequence ATGGCATCAGAAAATGTCTCTTCTGTGAAGGAGTTTATCCTGCTGGGCTTGACACAGAAGCCAGAGCTCcagctgcctctcttcttcctcttcttgggaATCTATGTGGTCTCCATGGTGGGGAACCTTGGCATGATTGTTCTGATTGTTTTGAACCCTCACctgcacacccccatgtactACTTTCTCTTCAACCTTTCCTTCACAGATCTCTGCTACTCCTCTGTCATAACACCCAAAATGCTGGTGAGTTTTGTGAAACTGAACACCATCTCTCATGCAGAGTGCATGACTCAGctctttttctttgccttctttgttaTAGATGAATGCTATATTTTGACAGCCATGGCCTATGACAGATATGCTGCCATCTGTAAGCCTTTGCTCTACCAGGTCACCATGTCCTATCAAGTCTGCCATTTAATGACGATTGGTGTGTATATGATGGGCTTTGTGGGTGCAATGGCCCACATAATTTGCATGCTAAATCTGACCTTTTGTGATGGCAACATTATCAATCACTACATGTGTGATATTCCTCCTCTCCTGAAGCTCTCCTGCACAAGTACCTACATCAATGAGCTGGTGATTTACATTGTTGTGGGTGTCAATGTAACAGTGCCCAGCCTGACTATCTTTATTTCTTACACCTTGATCCTTTCCAACATCCTTGGCATCCGTTCTTCAGAGGGAAGGTCAAAAGCCTTCAGTACCTGTGGCTCACATGTAATagcagtttcctttttctttggtgCTATAGTCTTCATGTATCTTAAGCCTTCTAGTGTATCTGGGGATGAAGATAAAGTATCTACCATTTTTTATACCATTGTGGGTCCAATGCTGAATCCTTTTATATACAGTATAAGGAATAAGGATGTCCACATTGCACTGaggaaaactttaaagaaaagtatatttGCCTAA